The Glycine max cultivar Williams 82 chromosome 12, Glycine_max_v4.0, whole genome shotgun sequence genome window below encodes:
- the LOC100527140 gene encoding uncharacterized protein LOC100527140, with product MSTLVRNATLTFSRRNRYELLGLQGKDKMVKSISYRRRRAKQRQIFLTTYKLSSLNSNTFVEPQKPKLKLKKVAVKVKKIVTSVLMFMRVGSFRSCGSRSQISSTSPNRKNF from the coding sequence ATGAGCACGCTTGTACGAAACGCCACCCTCACCTTCAGCCGCAGAAACAGATACGAGCTTCTTGGTCTGCAAGGCAAAGACAAGATGGTCAAGTCCATCAGCTACAGACGCAGAAGGGCAAAGCAAAGACAAATCTTTCTCACAACCTACAAACTATCTTCTTTGAACAGCAATACTTTTGTTGAGCCACAAAAGCCTAAGCTGAAGCTGAAGAAGGTTGCTGTTAAGGTCAAGAAGATTGTCACCTCGGTTTTGATGTTCATGCGAGTTGGTTCTTTCAGGTCCTGCGGTTCTAGGTCTCAGATTTCTTCCACCTCACCAAATAGGAAGAACTTTTGA